A window of the Nycticebus coucang isolate mNycCou1 chromosome 3, mNycCou1.pri, whole genome shotgun sequence genome harbors these coding sequences:
- the MMP21 gene encoding matrix metalloproteinase-21 — protein sequence MLTASIFRPTLLLCWFTAPRPAQPETLFHSRDHSDRETSPLHQAKPIADLHAAQRFLSRYGWSGSQGTWAPSPEGPPEATKATTLSEAVRRFQRVNALPASGELDAATLAAMNRPRCGVPDTRLPPPAGAPPPPGPVPRATRRRRFLRMLLLRPGWQQEEPPDGGVARAFSKKTLTWRLVGEALSSQLSVEEQRHIFRLAFRMWSEVTPLDFREDLTAPGPTVDIKLGFGRGRHLGCPRVFDGSGQEFAHAWRLGDIHFDDDEHFTPPTSDLGISLLKVAVHEIGHVLGLPHTYRTGSIMQPNYIPQEPAFELDWSDRKAIQRLYGSCEGSFDTAFDWIRKERNQYGEVMVRFSTYFFRKSWYWLYENRNNRTRYGDPIQILIGWHGIPTQNIDAFVHIWTWRRDERYFFKGNQYWRYDSDKDQAYTDDEQGKSYPKLISEGFPGIPSPLDTAFYDRRQQLLYFFQGSLVFAFDVNRNQVLSSYPMKITEAFPAITPHNHPFRNIDSAYYSYTHNSAFFFKDNAYWRVVTDKDIQQNPGLPTNGLFPKKSISEQWFDICDVHISTLNM from the exons ATGCTCACTGCCTCCATCTTCCGTCCGACTCTGCTGCTCTGCTGGTTCACTGCCCCCAGACCAGCCCAGCCTGAGACCCTCTTCCACAGCCGGGACCACTCAGACCGGGAGACATCCCCCCTGCATCAGGCCAAGCCCATCGCTGACCTCCATGCTGCTCAG CGATTCTTATCCAGATACGGCTGGTCGGGGTCTCAGGGAACCTGGGCTCCCAGTCCCGAGGGGCCACCAGAGGCCACCAAGGCCACCACGCTGTCCGAGGCAGTCCGCAGATTCCAGAGGGTGAACGCGCTGCCGGCCAGCGGAGAGTTGGATGCCGCCACACTAGCGGCCATGAACAGGCCTCGCTGCGGAGTCCCCGACACAAGGCTGCCACCGCCTGCAGGCGCCCCACCCCCTCCAGGCCCAGTCCCCAGGGCCACACGACGCAGGCGCTTCTTGCGGATGCTGCTGCTCAGACCAGGCTGGCAGCAGGAAGAGCCCCCAGATGGAGGGGTTGCCAGGGCCTTCTCCAAAAAGACCCTGACCTGGAGACTGGTGGGTGAAGCCTTAAGCAGTCAGCTCTCCGTGGAAGAGCAGAGACACATTTTCAGACTGGCCTTCAGGATGTGGAGTGAGGTGACACCACTGGACTTCCGGGAGGATCTCACTGCCCCTGGGCCCACGGTTGACATAAAACTGGGTTTTGGGAGAG GCCGGCACCTGGGCTGTCCTCGGGTTTTTGACGGGAGTGGACAGGAGTTTGCTCATGCCTGGCGCCTGGGTGACATTCACTTTGACGATGACGAGCACTTCACACCTCCCACCAGTGACCTGGGCATCAGCCTTCTCAAG GTGGCTGTCCATGAAATTGGCCATGTCCTCGGCCTGCCTCACACCTACAGGACAGGATCCATAATGCAACCGAATTACATACCCCAGGAGCCTGCATTTGAGCTGGACTGGTCAGACAGAAAAGCCATCCAAAGGCTGTACG gctcaTGTGAAGGATCATTTGATACTGCATTTGACTGGATTCGCAAAGAAAGAAACCAGTATGGAGAAGTGATGGTAAGATTTAGCACATATTTCTTCCGCAAAAGCTGGTACTGGCTTTATGAAAATCGAAACAACAGGACACGCTATGGAGACCCTATCCAAATCCTCATTGGCTGGCACGGAATCCCAACACAAAACATAGACGCCTTCGTTCACATCTGGACGTGGAGAAGAGACGAGcggtatttttttaaag GAAATCAATACTGGAGATATGACAGTGACAAGGATCAGGCCTACACAGATGACGAACAAGGAAAAAGCTACCCCAAACTGATTTCAGAAGGATTTCCTGGCATCCCAAGTCCCCTGGACACAGCATTTTATGACCGAAGACAGCAGCTACTTTACTTTTTCCAGGGGTCCTTG GTATTTGCATTTGATGTCAACAGAAATCAAGTACTGAGTTCTTATCCAATGAAGATTACTGAGGCTTTTCCGGCAATAACACCACACAACCACCCTTTCAGAAATATAGATTCTGCTTACTACTCGTACACACACAACTCCGCTTTCTTCTTCAAAGACAATGCCTACTGGAGAGTAGTTACTGACAAGGACATACAACAGAATCCCGGGCTCCCCACCAATGGCTTGTTCCCAAAAAAGTCCATTTCAGAGCAGTGGTTTGACATCTGTGACGTCCACATCTCCACACTGAACATGTAA